A DNA window from Streptococcus parapneumoniae contains the following coding sequences:
- a CDS encoding glycosyltransferase has protein sequence MSEKQKISVLMSVYIKENPTFLKDAIESVQNQTLKPSELVLVEDGPLTPELYQVLDQLEAESDIPVKRCPLEQNQGLGLALRYGVLQCQYDIIARMDTDDIAVPDRFEKQVQLMEKNNLDLLGGHIAEFIDNPDEIVSYRRVPTQHADIVAYQRMRSAFNHMTVMFKKDMVLKAGNYEDGLYMEDDLLWLNMIAAGAKTGNLDQILCKVRVGAGMFERRGGLRYLKLYRQARQRMLKRGQISYMEYAKSVAIQMVVALCPGFVRQFIFMKLLRKSN, from the coding sequence GTGTCTGAAAAGCAAAAAATCAGCGTATTGATGTCGGTCTATATCAAGGAAAATCCGACATTTTTAAAGGATGCTATTGAGAGTGTTCAAAATCAGACCCTGAAACCGAGCGAATTGGTTCTGGTTGAGGATGGGCCTTTGACACCTGAACTCTATCAGGTATTAGACCAGCTTGAAGCTGAGTCTGATATTCCAGTGAAACGCTGTCCTCTTGAGCAGAATCAAGGTTTGGGTCTAGCTCTTCGATACGGTGTTTTGCAGTGTCAGTATGATATTATTGCCCGTATGGATACAGATGATATAGCTGTTCCAGACCGTTTTGAGAAACAGGTTCAGCTAATGGAGAAGAACAACCTTGACCTATTAGGTGGACATATTGCAGAGTTTATTGACAATCCTGATGAGATTGTTTCTTACCGTCGTGTTCCAACCCAACATGCAGATATTGTAGCTTATCAAAGGATGAGAAGTGCCTTTAACCACATGACTGTCATGTTCAAGAAGGACATGGTTCTCAAGGCAGGCAACTATGAAGATGGGCTTTATATGGAAGATGACCTCCTCTGGCTCAATATGATTGCTGCAGGAGCCAAGACTGGAAATCTGGATCAAATCTTGTGTAAGGTTCGTGTCGGAGCAGGGATGTTTGAGCGTCGTGGGGGACTGCGTTACCTTAAACTCTATCGTCAGGCTCGTCAGCGCATGCTGAAGAGAGGGCAAATTTCTTACATGGAGTATGCCAAGAGTGTTGCCATTCAGATGGTGGTCGCTCTTTGTCCAGGATTTGTCAGACAGTTTATTTTTATGAAACTGTTACGAAAAAGCAATTAA
- a CDS encoding nucleoside-diphosphate sugar epimerase/dehydratase, whose translation MNKKLTDYVIDLVEILNKQQKQVFWGIFDILSMVVSIIVSYILFYGLINPAPVDYIIYTSLAFLFYQLMIAFWGLNASISRYSKITDFMKIFFGVTVSSVLSYGICYAFLPLFSIRFIILFILLSTFLILLPRITWQLIYSRRKKGSGDGEHRRTFLIGAGDGGALFMNSYQHPTSDLELVGILDKDSKKKGQKLGGIPVLGSYDNLPELAKRHQIERVIVAIPSLDPSEYERILQMCNKLGVKCYKMPKVETVVQGLHQAGTGFQKIDITDLLGRQEIRLDESRLGAELTGKTILVTGAGGSIGSEICRQVSRFNPERIVLLGHGENSIYLVYHELIRKFQGIDYVPVIADIQDYDRLLQVFEQYKPAIVYHAAAHKHVPMMERNPKEAFKNNIRGTYNVAKAVDEAKVPKMVMISTDKAVNPPNVMGATKRVAELIVTGFNQRSQSTYCAVRFGNVLGSRGSVIPVFERQIAEGGPVTVTDFRMTRYFMTIPEASRLVIHAGAYAKDGEVFILDMGKPVKIYDLAKKMVLLSGHTESEIPIVEVGIRPGEKLYEELLVSTELVDNQVMDKIFVGKVNVMPLEAIDKKIEEFRTLRGDELKQAIIAFANQTTHVE comes from the coding sequence ATGAATAAAAAACTCACAGATTATGTGATTGATCTGGTGGAAATTTTAAATAAACAACAAAAGCAGGTTTTTTGGGGAATATTTGATATTTTGAGTATGGTGGTTTCCATCATTGTATCTTATATCTTATTCTACGGCTTGATTAATCCAGCACCTGTTGACTACATTATCTATACGAGTTTGGCCTTCCTGTTCTATCAATTGATGATTGCATTTTGGGGCTTGAATGCTAGTATTAGTCGTTACAGCAAGATTACGGACTTTATGAAAATCTTTTTTGGTGTGACTGTCAGCAGTGTTTTGTCTTATGGAATCTGCTATGCCTTCTTGCCACTCTTCTCCATCCGTTTCATTATTCTCTTTATCTTGTTGAGTACCTTCTTGATTTTATTGCCACGGATTACTTGGCAGTTAATCTACTCTAGACGCAAAAAAGGAAGTGGCGATGGAGAACACCGTCGAACCTTCTTGATTGGTGCTGGTGATGGCGGAGCCCTCTTTATGAACAGCTACCAACATCCAACCAGTGATTTGGAACTTGTTGGTATTTTGGACAAGGATTCTAAGAAAAAGGGTCAAAAACTTGGTGGAATCCCTGTTTTGGGCTCTTATGACAATCTGCCTGAATTAGCCAAACGCCACCAAATCGAGCGTGTTATCGTTGCGATTCCGTCGCTTGACCCGTCAGAATATGAACGTATCCTGCAGATGTGTAATAAGCTGGGTGTCAAATGTTACAAGATGCCTAAGGTTGAAACGGTTGTTCAAGGTCTTCACCAAGCAGGTACTGGCTTCCAAAAAATTGATATTACGGACCTTTTGGGCCGTCAGGAAATTCGTCTTGACGAATCGCGTCTGGGTGCAGAACTTACTGGAAAAACAATCTTGGTTACGGGTGCTGGTGGCTCAATCGGTTCTGAAATCTGTCGCCAAGTTAGTCGCTTCAATCCTGAACGCATCGTCTTGCTCGGGCATGGGGAAAACTCAATCTACCTTGTTTATCATGAATTGATTCGCAAGTTCCAAGGGATTGATTATGTACCAGTTATTGCCGATATTCAAGACTATGACCGTCTCTTGCAAGTCTTTGAGCAGTACAAGCCAGCTATTGTTTATCATGCGGCTGCCCACAAGCACGTTCCTATGATGGAGCGCAATCCAAAAGAAGCCTTCAAAAACAATATTCGTGGAACCTACAATGTTGCTAAGGCTGTTGATGAAGCCAAGGTTCCTAAAATGGTTATGATTTCGACAGATAAGGCGGTTAATCCACCAAATGTTATGGGAGCAACCAAGCGCGTGGCTGAGTTGATTGTCACTGGCTTTAACCAACGTAGCCAATCAACCTACTGTGCGGTTCGTTTTGGGAATGTTCTTGGTAGCCGTGGTAGTGTCATTCCAGTCTTTGAACGCCAGATTGCTGAAGGTGGGCCTGTAACGGTGACAGACTTCCGCATGACCCGTTATTTCATGACCATTCCAGAAGCTAGCCGTTTGGTTATCCATGCTGGTGCCTATGCCAAGGATGGAGAAGTCTTTATCCTTGATATGGGTAAACCAGTCAAGATTTATGACTTGGCTAAGAAAATGGTCCTTCTAAGTGGACACACTGAGAGCGAAATTCCAATCGTTGAAGTTGGAATCCGTCCAGGTGAAAAACTCTACGAAGAACTCTTGGTATCCACCGAACTGGTTGATAATCAGGTTATGGATAAGATTTTCGTTGGTAAGGTTAATGTCATGCCTCTAGAAGCCATCGATAAAAAGATTGAAGAGTTCCGAACTCTCAGAGGAGATGAGTTGAAACAAGCCATTATCGCCTTTGCCAATCAAACAACCCACGTTGAATAA
- a CDS encoding HAD family hydrolase → MTSITAIFFDLDGTLVDSSIGIHNSFTHTFKELGVPSPDAKTIRGFMGPPLESSFATCLPKEQIAEAVQIYRSYYKEKGIYEAQLFPQIVELLQELSKNYPLYITTTKNTPTAQDMTKNLGIHHFFDGIYGSSSEAPHKADVIRQALQTHQLAPEQAIIIGDTKFDMLGAQETGIQKLAVTWGFGEQADLLNYQPDYIAHKPIEVLEYFQ, encoded by the coding sequence CACTCGTCGACAGTTCTATCGGGATTCACAATTCCTTTACCCATACCTTTAAGGAGCTGGGGGTGCCTAGCCCTGATGCCAAAACGATTCGTGGTTTTATGGGACCGCCTCTTGAAAGTAGTTTTGCGACCTGCCTGCCCAAAGAACAAATCGCTGAGGCTGTGCAGATATACCGTTCTTACTACAAGGAAAAAGGCATCTATGAAGCTCAACTTTTCCCTCAGATTGTAGAATTACTTCAAGAACTATCCAAGAATTACCCTCTCTACATCACCACTACAAAGAATACTCCAACCGCTCAAGACATGACTAAAAACTTGGGGATCCATCATTTCTTTGATGGAATTTATGGTTCTAGCTCTGAAGCACCCCATAAGGCAGATGTCATTCGCCAAGCCTTGCAGACACATCAACTAGCACCGGAACAAGCCATCATCATCGGAGATACCAAGTTTGATATGCTTGGAGCTCAAGAAACAGGCATTCAGAAATTGGCCGTCACTTGGGGATTTGGAGAGCAAGCAGACTTGCTAAACTATCAGCCTGATTATATCGCTCACAAACCCATAGAAGTTTTGGAGTATTTTCAATAA